In Capillimicrobium parvum, a genomic segment contains:
- a CDS encoding alpha/beta fold hydrolase, which yields MSGFDPFDGRTTPDGGRVVQTDRVALWCHDDGRTGEPVLLIGGFTAGHFVFDLARPHLAHHRLITWEPRGLGRSECPDPAVEPYSVAMWADDLRALMDALDLERAHIWAVGFGSYIAHRFASQYPERVGAYVTYTDVWAGDSQKGYSQIWAVYSAIAHNFGTTGFGARVLANVFDVSDVPWFGAWESQNIEEVLHPETVDATVGYCLTEADVREDLAGIQAPTLVLQGSRTWDGRTIDPSEDPSLQLMLERVKRIETHLIPDAHPGYVSVQKPAEFAAGARDFLARHPLA from the coding sequence ATGAGCGGTTTCGATCCGTTCGACGGACGTACGACGCCCGACGGTGGACGCGTCGTGCAGACCGACCGCGTGGCGCTGTGGTGTCACGACGACGGTCGGACGGGCGAGCCCGTCCTGCTGATCGGTGGCTTCACGGCCGGGCATTTCGTGTTCGACCTCGCCCGGCCGCATCTCGCCCATCACCGCCTGATCACGTGGGAGCCGCGCGGTCTCGGGCGCTCGGAATGTCCGGACCCGGCGGTCGAGCCGTATTCCGTGGCGATGTGGGCGGACGATCTCCGTGCGCTCATGGACGCGCTCGACCTGGAGCGTGCCCACATCTGGGCGGTCGGGTTCGGTAGCTACATCGCCCATCGCTTCGCGTCGCAGTACCCGGAGCGTGTGGGCGCGTACGTCACGTACACCGACGTGTGGGCCGGCGACTCGCAGAAGGGCTATTCGCAGATCTGGGCGGTGTACTCGGCGATCGCGCACAACTTCGGCACGACCGGGTTCGGCGCGCGGGTGCTCGCCAATGTCTTCGACGTCTCCGATGTGCCGTGGTTCGGCGCGTGGGAGTCGCAGAACATCGAGGAGGTGCTGCATCCGGAGACGGTCGACGCGACCGTCGGCTACTGCCTGACGGAGGCCGACGTCCGTGAAGACCTGGCCGGCATCCAGGCGCCGACGCTCGTGCTGCAGGGCAGCCGGACGTGGGACGGGCGCACGATCGACCCGTCCGAGGACCCGTCGCTGCAACTGATGCTCGAGCGCGTGAAGCGCATCGAGACGCATCTCATCCCCGATGCCCACCCGGGCTACGTCTCGGTGCAGAAGCCGGCGGAGTTCGCTGCGGGCGCTCGCGACTTCCTGGCGCGCCACCCGCTGGCGTGA
- a CDS encoding NAD-dependent succinate-semialdehyde dehydrogenase yields MSRYATVDPTTGMVVAEFDTMSDAEAERSVENAHAAFQTWRRTDVAERAAIVQRIADGHREHADELAALMTLEMGKPVAQARGEVALAASIYEYYATKGPELLADEKLDIAGAGTAVVRTDPIGALLGIMPWNYPYYQVARFVAPNLLLGNTILLKHASNCPQQALRIADIIAAAGSPDGVYHNVFASNDQVARMIAHPLVQGVSLTGSERAGKAVGSVAGANLKKSVLELGGSDAFIVLADADLDIAARDAAAGRFANAGQACTSSKRLVVEDAVWDDFLEAFLAYAEQWTIGNPTDEATRLGPMSSLAARADLVAQVEDAVAKGATVHLGGVVPEGPGAFYPATVLSGVDATMRAYHEELFGPVAVVHRASSADDAVRIANDSPYGLGGAVFSSDEARAAHVADRLDVGMVGINTTIKSAPDLPFGGVKNSGIGRELGRFGLDEFANKKLVRTM; encoded by the coding sequence ATGAGTCGGTATGCGACCGTGGACCCGACCACCGGCATGGTGGTAGCGGAGTTCGACACGATGTCCGACGCCGAGGCGGAGCGCTCGGTGGAGAATGCCCACGCGGCGTTCCAGACCTGGCGGCGGACCGACGTCGCCGAGCGAGCGGCAATCGTGCAGCGCATCGCCGACGGTCACCGTGAGCACGCGGACGAGTTGGCCGCCCTGATGACGCTGGAGATGGGCAAGCCCGTCGCTCAGGCCAGGGGGGAGGTGGCTCTCGCGGCGTCGATCTACGAGTACTACGCCACCAAGGGGCCCGAACTCCTCGCGGACGAGAAGCTCGACATCGCCGGCGCGGGCACGGCCGTGGTGCGCACCGACCCGATCGGCGCGCTGCTCGGCATCATGCCGTGGAACTACCCCTACTACCAGGTGGCGCGATTCGTCGCCCCGAACCTCCTGCTGGGCAACACGATCCTGCTCAAGCACGCCAGCAACTGCCCGCAGCAGGCGCTGCGCATCGCGGACATCATCGCCGCGGCCGGGAGCCCCGACGGCGTCTACCACAACGTCTTCGCCTCCAACGACCAGGTCGCCCGCATGATCGCGCACCCGCTCGTCCAGGGAGTGTCCCTGACCGGTTCCGAACGTGCCGGCAAGGCGGTGGGCAGCGTTGCCGGCGCCAACCTCAAGAAGAGCGTCCTCGAGCTGGGCGGCTCCGACGCGTTCATCGTCCTCGCCGACGCTGACCTCGACATCGCCGCCCGCGACGCCGCAGCAGGGCGCTTCGCGAACGCGGGGCAGGCGTGCACGTCCTCCAAGCGGCTCGTCGTCGAGGACGCAGTCTGGGACGACTTCCTCGAGGCATTCCTGGCCTACGCGGAGCAGTGGACCATCGGCAACCCCACCGACGAGGCCACCAGGCTAGGACCGATGTCGTCCCTGGCCGCACGGGCCGACCTCGTAGCGCAGGTGGAGGACGCCGTGGCCAAGGGAGCCACGGTCCACCTCGGCGGGGTCGTCCCCGAGGGGCCGGGCGCCTTCTACCCGGCCACGGTCCTGTCCGGCGTCGACGCCACCATGCGCGCGTACCACGAGGAGCTCTTCGGCCCCGTGGCGGTCGTCCACCGCGCGAGCTCGGCCGACGACGCGGTACGGATCGCCAACGACTCTCCCTACGGTCTCGGCGGCGCGGTGTTCAGCAGCGACGAGGCCCGAGCCGCTCACGTCGCAGACCGGCTCGACGTCGGCATGGTCGGCATCAACACGACCATCAAGAGCGCACCCGACCTGCCGTTCGGCGGCGTGAAGAACTCCGGGATCGGCCGCGAGCTCGGCAGGTTCGGGCTTGACGAGTTCGCGAACAAGAAGCTGGTGCGAACGATGTAG
- a CDS encoding VOC family protein, with amino-acid sequence MFPTFDHTAIITADMQESVRFYCEGLGLKMVSDEEIVGNMQRIFGVESDSVHAIQLAHPEDVNVALVELVEFRDGVNRRDEPPRGLPARGLWLIAFRCDFDATVEKLAALGYPAIVDAFDGEVSEGDAYDPSIKLRVGVVAGPDGEVVELVPKELSLASVRLRQRGAVGSVE; translated from the coding sequence ATGTTCCCGACGTTCGACCACACTGCCATCATCACTGCCGACATGCAGGAGAGCGTTCGCTTCTACTGCGAGGGCCTCGGGCTGAAGATGGTGTCAGACGAAGAGATCGTTGGCAACATGCAGCGGATCTTCGGTGTCGAGTCCGACTCGGTGCATGCCATCCAGCTCGCTCACCCCGAAGATGTGAACGTCGCCCTCGTGGAGCTGGTCGAGTTCCGCGACGGTGTCAATCGCAGGGACGAGCCGCCGCGCGGGCTCCCGGCCCGCGGGCTGTGGCTGATCGCGTTTCGCTGCGACTTCGATGCGACGGTTGAGAAGCTCGCTGCGCTCGGTTACCCGGCGATCGTCGATGCGTTCGACGGCGAGGTCAGCGAAGGCGACGCCTACGACCCATCGATCAAGCTGAGGGTGGGGGTCGTCGCCGGTCCGGACGGTGAGGTCGTCGAGCTCGTACCCAAGGAGCTCAGCCTCGCCTCGGTGCGGCTGCGCCAACGGGGCGCCGTGGGGTCCGTCGAGTAG
- a CDS encoding SDR family oxidoreductase — protein sequence MTYDFTGEVVLVTGAARGMGREIAVSFARAGAQVAVNDVDAQVEHVPYATGTVEELAQTVADIEAQGAEALEVRGDLRREADVERMVAATIERFGRLDVLVNNAGVYSCGPVTELTEERWDVVVDTVLKAPFLCSKHAARHMIERGGGGRIVTISSTSALVGIPDQVNYQSAKHGVVGQIRTLALELAPHGVTVNTICPTAVADTAMLDHVIDLGPEYFGKVNALCGASTVFPGLDCIETRDVSHAVRWLASDAARYVTGVVLPVDGGFSCK from the coding sequence GTGACATACGATTTCACCGGCGAAGTAGTCCTGGTTACCGGCGCCGCACGGGGCATGGGCCGCGAGATCGCGGTGTCCTTCGCACGGGCTGGAGCCCAAGTGGCAGTCAACGACGTGGACGCCCAGGTGGAGCACGTGCCGTACGCGACAGGCACGGTCGAGGAGCTGGCGCAGACCGTTGCGGACATCGAAGCGCAGGGCGCCGAGGCGCTCGAGGTTCGTGGCGACCTGCGTCGCGAGGCGGATGTCGAGCGTATGGTCGCCGCGACGATCGAGCGCTTCGGGCGCCTCGATGTGCTCGTGAACAACGCGGGCGTGTACTCCTGCGGTCCGGTGACCGAGCTCACCGAGGAGCGGTGGGACGTGGTCGTCGACACCGTCCTGAAGGCGCCGTTCCTGTGCTCCAAGCACGCCGCGCGGCACATGATCGAGCGTGGTGGCGGGGGTCGCATCGTGACGATCTCCTCGACGTCCGCGCTCGTCGGCATCCCGGACCAGGTCAACTACCAGTCCGCCAAGCACGGCGTCGTGGGCCAGATCCGTACGTTGGCGCTGGAGCTCGCGCCGCACGGCGTTACAGTGAATACGATCTGTCCGACCGCAGTGGCCGACACGGCCATGCTGGATCACGTCATCGACCTCGGCCCAGAATACTTCGGGAAGGTCAACGCGCTGTGCGGCGCCTCGACGGTGTTCCCCGGCCTCGATTGCATCGAGACGCGCGACGTGTCGCATGCGGTGCGCTGGCTCGCATCGGACGCGGCACGCTATGTGACTGGCGTTGTGCTGCCGGTGGACGGCGGATTCAGCTGCAAGTAG
- a CDS encoding alcohol dehydrogenase — MLLRVTHSGVCHTDTHLRAGYYDLGRRGKLRLVDRGIPYPMTMGHEVVGVVEAAGPEADGVEAGRTRLVYPWIGCGECAACLDGRENACPKGRNLGVARPGGYADHILVPHPRYLLGIGDLDPSWAATLACSGLTAYAAANKVLPLPPEAPVVVIGVGGVGLTAVATLHALGHRAICAVDREEANLAVAAELGASLAVPAGSGDLAADVLAATGQPVAAVIDFVNNEQTASAAFEVIVKGGRMVQVGLFGGEVTIPTALLALKMVTIQGSFVGTLTELHEVVELAQQGRVPRIPVIDGKLSLDGVTDSLDRLAAAGVAGRIVLKGE; from the coding sequence GTGCTGCTGCGCGTCACCCACTCCGGGGTGTGCCACACCGACACCCATCTGAGAGCCGGCTATTACGACCTCGGACGTCGGGGCAAGCTGCGGCTGGTCGACCGGGGGATTCCCTATCCCATGACGATGGGCCACGAGGTCGTAGGAGTCGTGGAGGCCGCCGGGCCCGAGGCCGACGGCGTGGAGGCTGGCAGAACCCGGCTGGTCTACCCGTGGATCGGCTGCGGCGAGTGCGCAGCGTGCCTCGACGGCCGCGAGAACGCGTGCCCGAAGGGGCGCAACCTGGGTGTCGCCCGCCCGGGAGGCTACGCCGACCACATCCTCGTCCCGCACCCTCGATACCTGCTCGGCATCGGCGACCTCGACCCTAGCTGGGCGGCGACACTGGCGTGCTCGGGGCTCACCGCGTATGCCGCCGCCAACAAGGTGCTTCCCCTCCCGCCCGAAGCGCCGGTCGTCGTCATCGGCGTCGGCGGCGTCGGGCTGACCGCGGTCGCCACGCTGCACGCGTTGGGCCACCGCGCGATCTGCGCCGTGGACCGGGAGGAGGCGAACCTGGCCGTGGCAGCGGAGTTGGGCGCCTCGCTGGCTGTGCCCGCCGGCTCCGGTGACCTCGCCGCCGACGTGCTCGCGGCGACCGGGCAGCCGGTGGCTGCGGTCATCGACTTCGTCAACAACGAGCAGACGGCATCGGCCGCGTTCGAGGTGATCGTCAAGGGGGGCCGCATGGTGCAGGTCGGCCTCTTCGGCGGCGAGGTGACGATCCCGACCGCGCTTCTGGCGCTCAAGATGGTCACCATCCAGGGAAGCTTCGTCGGCACGCTGACCGAGCTCCACGAGGTGGTGGAGTTGGCTCAGCAGGGCCGCGTCCCGCGGATCCCGGTCATCGACGGGAAGCTCAGCCTCGACGGAGTCACTGATTCCCTCGACCGGCTCGCAGCCGCGGGAGTGGCCGGCCGCATCGTTCTGAAGGGTGAGTGA